The candidate division WOR-3 bacterium DNA segment GTCAATTTTCTTTCCAGTATCCAAAATCTTTTTTAAGGCATCGGTCACCAAACCTTTCATTCCATAGGTTCCATCATCAGTAGTGATACATAACTCATCGGAAACTTCTTTCATTTCCTTTTCCATTATTACCAATTCTTTGGTTCGGGCACCGATAATTGAGATCACATAATTACCAACTTTCTTTAATGCCCGAGCAACTGGATAGATTTCCGGAGTTCCCACGCCACCGCCAATACAACAGACAGTACCAAATTTTTCAATTTCTGATGGTCTTCCCAAGGGTCCTACGAAATCTAAAATATCGTCTCCTTCTTTAAGAAGACCTAACTGATAGGTAGTTTTGCCTACTTCCTGAAAGACAATCGTGACCGTTCCTTTTTCTCGGTCAAAATCACCAATAGTTAATGGGATTCTTTCACCTTTTTCATCTATTCGGATAATAACAAATTGTCCGGGTTGGGCTTTTTTTGCTATCTCCGGAACTTCAACAATAAACTTCTTTATATTAGGAGCCAAAATCTCTTTTTTAAGAATTTTTGCCATTTTATTTATACCCAGCCACGAAGTTTCATTGCCTCAACAACTCTGGAAACGGCTACTAAGTAGGCTGCTATTCTTGTGTTAACTTTTTTCTTCTCATACATTTCTACAACACTCCAGAAGGCTTTGGTCATTTTTTGGTCAAGTCTTTGGTGAACTTCTTCTAAGGTCCAGTAATAACCAGTAATATTTTGAACCCATTCAAAATAAGAAACAGTAACACCACCAGCATTGCATAGAAAATCGGGAATCACAAATATTCCTTTGCTGTGTAAGATTTCGTCGGCTTCCGGCGTAGTAGGTCCATTAGCGGCTTCAGCAACAATTTTTGCTTTAATTCTTGGAGCATTATCCTTCGTAATCACATTTTCTAATGCTGCTGGCCAAAGTAAAGTCACATTAAGTTCCAAAAGTTCTTCATTAGTTATTTTATCTGCTTTTGGGTAGCCAACAACAGTTCCATTTTTATTTTTGAACTCTAACACATCATAAGGGTCAAGTCCATTTTTATTATAAATTCCACCTTGCGAATCAGAAACAGCAACGATTTTTGTGCCCAAGATTTCTTTGGAAAGGATAGCAGCAAAAGAGCCAGCATTACCATAGCCTTGCACGGCAGTTGGCGCATCTTTTAGGTCAATTTTTAAGTATTTTGCTGCTTCTCTGACAGTATAAATTCCACCACGAGCAGTAGCATCATTTCTTCCTAAAGAACCACCAAGGGGGACTGGTTTACCGGTAATCACACCCGGACAATAATAACCACGAAGTTTAGAAAATTCATCCATCATCCAAGCCATAATCTGGGGGTCGGTATATACATCCGGTGCTGGAATATCTTTTTCTGGACCAATAAATTCACCTAAAGCCCTAATATATCCCCTTGCCAATTGCTCTTTTTCCCTTAAAGACATCTCTTTCGGATTACAAACAACACCACCTTTACCACCACCATAAGGAAGGTCTAACAAAGCAGTTTTCCAAGTCATCCAAGCAGCCAAAGCCCTTACCGTATCAAGCGTCTCTTCTGGATGGAATCTAATGCCACCTTTACAAGGTCCTTTTGCATCATTATATTGGACTCGGAAGCCTTTAAACACTTTCACTTCACCGTTATCCATTCTAACGGGAATTAAAACCGTCATTTCCCGCATTGGCTCTCTTAAAATCTGATGGGTTGCCTTGTCAAGTTTTAAAATTTCTGCTGCTTGGTCAAGTTGTTTTTGGGCGATTTCAAAGGGGTTTAATT contains these protein-coding regions:
- a CDS encoding sulfide/dihydroorotate dehydrogenase-like FAD/NAD-binding protein, encoding MAKILKKEILAPNIKKFIVEVPEIAKKAQPGQFVIIRIDEKGERIPLTIGDFDREKGTVTIVFQEVGKTTYQLGLLKEGDDILDFVGPLGRPSEIEKFGTVCCIGGGVGTPEIYPVARALKKVGNYVISIIGARTKELVIMEKEMKEVSDELCITTDDGTYGMKGLVTDALKKILDTGKKIDRVIAVGPVIMMKAVSELTKNYNIKTIVSLNAMMLDGTGMCGICRVEIGGETKFACVDGPEFDGHLVNYDLLMARLKTYLEEEKISLKLFKEKMGIQ
- a CDS encoding Glu/Leu/Phe/Val dehydrogenase, which produces MAEKLNPFEIAQKQLDQAAEILKLDKATHQILREPMREMTVLIPVRMDNGEVKVFKGFRVQYNDAKGPCKGGIRFHPEETLDTVRALAAWMTWKTALLDLPYGGGKGGVVCNPKEMSLREKEQLARGYIRALGEFIGPEKDIPAPDVYTDPQIMAWMMDEFSKLRGYYCPGVITGKPVPLGGSLGRNDATARGGIYTVREAAKYLKIDLKDAPTAVQGYGNAGSFAAILSKEILGTKIVAVSDSQGGIYNKNGLDPYDVLEFKNKNGTVVGYPKADKITNEELLELNVTLLWPAALENVITKDNAPRIKAKIVAEAANGPTTPEADEILHSKGIFVIPDFLCNAGGVTVSYFEWVQNITGYYWTLEEVHQRLDQKMTKAFWSVVEMYEKKKVNTRIAAYLVAVSRVVEAMKLRGWV